A single Pseudomonas sp. MM223 DNA region contains:
- the parA gene encoding Chromosome partitioning protein ParA (*Name parA), which translates to MAKVFAIANQKGGVGKTTTCINLAASLAATKRRVLLIDLDPQGNATMGSGVDKHELEHSVYDLLIGECDLAQAMHYSEHGGFQLLPANRDLTAAEVVLLEMQVKESRLRNALAPIRENYDYILIDCPPSLSMLTLNALVASDGVIIPMQCEYYALEGLSDLVDNIKRIAARLNPELKIEGLLRTMYDPRLSLNNDVSAQLKEHFGPQLYDTVIPRNIRLAEAPSFGMPALAYDKQSRGALAYLALAGELVRRQRRQSRTAQTT; encoded by the coding sequence ATGGCTAAGGTATTCGCAATCGCGAACCAGAAAGGTGGTGTAGGCAAGACCACCACCTGTATCAATCTCGCCGCCTCGCTGGCCGCGACCAAGCGTCGTGTGCTGCTGATCGACCTCGATCCGCAAGGCAACGCCACCATGGGCAGCGGCGTGGACAAGCACGAACTCGAGCACTCGGTCTACGACCTGCTGATCGGGGAATGCGACCTGGCCCAGGCCATGCATTACTCCGAGCACGGTGGGTTCCAGTTGCTACCGGCCAACCGAGACCTGACCGCCGCCGAGGTGGTACTGCTGGAAATGCAGGTCAAGGAGAGCCGTCTGCGCAACGCCCTGGCGCCGATTCGTGAGAATTACGACTACATCCTCATCGACTGCCCACCGTCGTTGTCGATGCTCACGCTCAACGCCCTGGTCGCTTCCGATGGCGTGATTATCCCCATGCAGTGCGAGTACTACGCACTGGAAGGTCTCAGCGACCTTGTGGATAACATCAAGCGCATCGCTGCCCGGCTGAACCCGGAGCTGAAGATCGAGGGCTTGCTGCGGACCATGTACGATCCACGCCTGAGCCTGAACAACGATGTTTCGGCGCAGCTGAAGGAACACTTTGGCCCGCAGCTGTACGACACGGTCATTCCGCGCAACATTCGCCTGGCCGAGGCCCCCAGCTTCGGCATGCCGGCCCTGGCTTACGACAAGCAATCGCGCGGCGCGCTGGCTTATCTGGCCCTGGCTGGGGAACTGGTTCGCCGTCAACGCCGTCAATCACGCACTGCACAAACAACTTAA
- the rsmG gene encoding Ribosomal RNA small subunit methyltransferase G (*Name rsmG): MRVELGVELSAEHHEKLLGYLALLIKWNKAYNLTAVRDPDEMVSRHLLDSLSVMSFIHSERENWLDVGSGGGMPGIPLAILHPHKRVTVLDANGKKTRFLTQVKMELKLDNLTVIHSRVEAYQPAQPFDGIISRAFSSMENFTNWTRHLGDTGTQWLAMKGLHPADELVALPADFTVESEQALTVPGCQGQRHLLILRRKA; this comes from the coding sequence GTGCGCGTCGAGCTCGGTGTCGAGCTGAGCGCCGAGCATCACGAGAAACTGCTTGGCTACCTGGCCCTGTTGATCAAATGGAACAAGGCCTACAACCTCACTGCCGTGCGCGACCCGGACGAGATGGTGTCGCGTCATCTGCTCGACAGCCTGAGCGTCATGTCGTTTATCCACAGCGAGCGTGAAAACTGGCTGGATGTCGGCAGCGGTGGTGGCATGCCGGGTATTCCGTTGGCTATCCTGCATCCGCACAAGCGTGTGACCGTGCTGGATGCCAATGGCAAGAAGACCCGCTTTCTGACCCAGGTGAAAATGGAGCTCAAACTGGACAACCTCACGGTTATCCACAGCCGGGTCGAGGCCTACCAGCCAGCTCAGCCGTTCGACGGAATCATCTCCCGCGCCTTCAGCAGCATGGAGAACTTCACCAACTGGACCCGCCATCTGGGCGACACCGGGACGCAATGGCTTGCAATGAAGGGGCTGCATCCTGCCGATGAACTGGTAGCATTGCCCGCAGACTTCACAGTGGAAAGCGAACAGGCCCTGACCGTTCCGGGTTGCCAGGGCCAGCGCCATCTGCTGATACTGCGCCGCAAGGCATGA